A portion of the Vreelandella subglaciescola genome contains these proteins:
- a CDS encoding antA/AntB antirepressor family protein yields the protein MTNSTAKRNGRSIVTDINHAPKKTLTLTLCFTQEQADRMMKVRRVLPIVEDRQEPQIDARKLWEKIGKPHGRFRDWAEDYIKSLLGNDAEKSARFQGEIEVEESLVGKRKNVKQIDYKLSRDVAAKLAMQANTVEGDEIRQYFLDMEECVLRLSKHQPERVQSLIQLDNAITHHFRSKVGRKAQDGKISKGAVPSEAASREKLLKPALFIRTPNERFTSRGDRDRPAFMSYGR from the coding sequence ATGACTAATAGCACTGCAAAGCGTAACGGTCGATCCATCGTTACCGACATCAACCATGCCCCAAAGAAGACCTTGACATTAACCCTCTGCTTCACACAAGAACAGGCCGACAGAATGATGAAAGTTCGCCGTGTACTCCCCATAGTGGAAGATCGGCAGGAACCACAAATCGACGCCCGGAAGCTCTGGGAAAAGATCGGTAAGCCTCATGGTAGGTTCAGAGATTGGGCCGAAGACTATATTAAATCGCTCCTAGGGAACGACGCGGAAAAAAGCGCGCGGTTCCAAGGGGAAATCGAAGTAGAGGAAAGCCTTGTTGGCAAGCGTAAAAACGTTAAGCAGATAGACTACAAGCTCTCCCGTGACGTTGCCGCTAAGCTGGCTATGCAAGCCAACACGGTTGAGGGGGATGAAATTCGTCAATACTTCCTCGACATGGAGGAATGTGTTCTTCGCCTCTCCAAGCACCAGCCCGAACGCGTCCAGTCTCTTATTCAACTGGACAATGCCATCACGCATCACTTCCGATCCAAGGTGGGACGAAAGGCCCAAGACGGAAAGATCAGCAAAGGTGCTGTCCCCAGTGAAGCGGCTAGTCGAGAGAAGCTCCTTAAGCCCGCCTTATTCATCAGGACGCCGAACGAGCGTTTTACGTCCCGTGGTGACCGGGACCGACCGGCTTTTATGTCATACGGTCGCTGA
- a CDS encoding IS1380 family transposase — translation MFLNEHNSRGPLAMGESLSPWTPSCNGSIRVELSGHRTTSDSGALLLREALDNSGMIDALDDHLVDHRDPDRVRHSLASQLRTLVLQRSMGWIDLSDTDTLRRDPLWQLACSDARGTTPLAQDRPSQATLSRLLTCLGRDDNIDTVHEGLLRLAVWRLTSLNGGERPEHLTLDIDGLPIDVHGHQGGSAFHGLYGARIYSPLVASLAETGDMVGGLLREGNAGPAENADTWIPHLVRRLNESTGAKVKVRIDAGFTDNDTLEALEDRDIEYLGRLRSHTGLQTLAAPHLKRPRGRPPEQPREWCHDLAYQAGTWPAPRRVVLVVQERPDDLLLHAFFLVTNLGKFDWPPEKVLALYRKRGSAEAHMGEVKSSLDMHLSSTDRGVSTVQDVMARNEVNLLLTLCAYQVLHGLRCLLERQTRQGWSLKRMREQVLKVAATLTVHARRITVHLGDAADKWWPSLLKGLPRLTALT, via the coding sequence ATGTTCCTGAACGAACACAATTCAAGAGGACCACTCGCCATGGGTGAAAGCTTATCCCCCTGGACCCCGTCATGCAACGGGTCCATCCGCGTCGAGCTCAGCGGCCATCGCACCACCAGCGACAGCGGTGCTTTGCTGTTGCGTGAAGCCCTCGACAACAGCGGCATGATCGATGCGCTGGACGACCATCTGGTCGATCACCGCGACCCGGATCGCGTCCGCCACTCGTTAGCCAGCCAGCTGCGTACCCTGGTGCTGCAGCGTTCGATGGGCTGGATCGACCTCAGCGATACCGATACGCTTCGCCGTGACCCGCTCTGGCAGCTAGCCTGCAGTGATGCCCGCGGGACAACGCCGTTGGCTCAGGACCGGCCATCTCAAGCGACGCTGTCGCGGCTGCTGACGTGCCTGGGCCGCGACGACAATATCGATACCGTGCATGAGGGCCTGCTGCGGCTGGCGGTCTGGCGACTGACCTCGCTGAACGGCGGCGAACGCCCCGAGCATCTGACGCTGGACATCGACGGCTTGCCGATCGACGTTCACGGCCACCAGGGCGGTTCGGCGTTTCATGGACTTTACGGGGCCAGAATCTACTCGCCTTTGGTGGCCTCGCTGGCAGAGACCGGCGACATGGTGGGCGGCCTGCTGCGTGAAGGTAACGCCGGCCCAGCCGAGAATGCCGATACCTGGATCCCACATCTGGTGCGGCGACTCAACGAGAGCACCGGGGCCAAGGTCAAGGTGCGCATCGACGCCGGCTTCACCGACAACGACACGCTTGAGGCGCTGGAAGATCGCGACATCGAGTATCTGGGCCGGTTGCGCAGTCATACGGGCCTGCAGACACTGGCAGCGCCACATCTGAAGCGGCCACGCGGCCGGCCCCCCGAGCAACCTCGGGAATGGTGCCATGACCTGGCGTACCAAGCCGGTACCTGGCCGGCGCCGCGGCGCGTGGTGCTGGTGGTACAAGAGCGGCCCGATGATCTGCTGCTGCATGCCTTCTTTTTGGTCACCAATCTCGGCAAGTTCGACTGGCCGCCGGAAAAGGTCCTGGCGCTTTATCGCAAGCGCGGCAGCGCCGAAGCCCACATGGGCGAGGTGAAGTCGTCGCTCGATATGCATCTCTCCTCGACTGATCGCGGTGTCTCCACCGTCCAGGACGTCATGGCCCGCAACGAGGTAAACCTGCTGCTGACTCTCTGCGCTTATCAGGTGCTACACGGGCTGCGTTGCCTGTTGGAACGACAGACCCGGCAGGGCTGGAGCCTGAAGCGGATGCGCGAGCAGGTGCTCAAGGTGGCCGCCACGCTGACAGTGCACGCCCGGCGTATCACCGTGCACCTCGGCGATGCCGCCGACAAATGGTGGCCATCCTTACTGAAGGGGTTGCCGCGGCTGACGGCATTGACCTGA
- a CDS encoding recombinase family protein, translated as MSATIAYVRVSTEDQSTNTQRATIEERHKVDHWFVDEATSGAIKAKDRKGLGGLLNFVRDGDTVIVYAIDRLGRNTVDVLETVETLNAKGVAVVSLREGFDMSTPMGKAMLTMLSAMAELERSNIKERQLAGINRAKAEGKALGREKIINDEDVAHWRQENSASIKATAEQFDISTASVKRACRTHKGNTKIL; from the coding sequence ATGTCAGCCACCATTGCCTATGTTCGAGTTAGCACGGAAGACCAGTCCACCAACACGCAGCGGGCGACTATCGAAGAACGTCATAAGGTTGACCACTGGTTCGTTGATGAAGCCACTTCAGGAGCTATCAAAGCGAAAGACAGAAAGGGATTAGGTGGACTACTGAACTTTGTCCGCGATGGCGATACCGTCATCGTCTATGCTATCGACCGCTTGGGACGTAATACCGTTGATGTACTGGAAACGGTCGAAACACTCAATGCCAAGGGAGTAGCAGTAGTCTCACTCCGTGAAGGCTTCGACATGAGTACGCCAATGGGCAAAGCGATGCTTACCATGCTGTCCGCGATGGCAGAGCTTGAACGTTCTAACATCAAGGAACGACAGTTAGCGGGCATCAACCGAGCCAAAGCAGAGGGAAAGGCTCTCGGTAGGGAGAAGATTATCAATGATGAGGATGTAGCTCATTGGCGTCAGGAGAATAGCGCCAGCATTAAGGCTACAGCGGAACAATTCGACATCTCTACAGCATCTGTTAAGCGAGCCTGTCGGACACATAAGGGGAATACAAAGATATTATAA